GAGTTTCGCGCCTTCTTCGGTTTGGAGACATTAATAAGTAGCTATGGGGGATTGACATAGTATGAATAACCTTGTGTatttaatataagaaaaaaacaaatcgGATATTGATCGTATACTCATGCTCAAGACCCAAGATCCTCCGATAATCATATCTTCATCCTTTGATAACTAGGCAAACCTTCAATCAAAGTGGTATATTCTCTGGCTTTATGCAGATTGTATGCCTATTCTTTGCTTCactcatttattttaatcaattaTCTTGAAAGGAAAAACTTATAATATTATGTTATGCTATTTGTGTTCTTGAATTGTAATTGTAACATTTTCTAAATTGCTTAAACAGCAAATATAATCGGCTCATCTGAATGCTGCTGCTTTGCAATAAGCTGAAAAGTTGGTTAATTGGCGAAATTATAGAATAAAGTATTTGGACTATAATATATTTGATTGAAGAGGAAAATGGCATGCAAAAGATAGCTTCGCTGGCTGCTTCTTTTGGTCATCcccttcatctttttcttcggGCGCATCTCATCACGCCCCTCCAAATCGCAGGAGCAGGCTACCCCCTCATAGCCACCGCCTATATCTTGGAAAAAATATTCCTTTCGGAGAATCAGGCCAAATCCACCAACATCCAGGCGAGCAGCGCAGTTTAGAACATCATCAACAAGTACCTTTCCTATCTCAATATCTTTAATGGCTTTTCCTTGGCAGATAATAGCCAATTCCTCCAAAGCGGCCCAATTTCCTTAAACTCAGCCTTTCTGTTCAACTCACTGATCCTGAACACCCCCAACCAATACCAGACGACCAGCCAACAGTCCATGTGGTTTTCATCGAACGTTACAGACCCTTCAAATCTGAGCCCATCTCTTCTGAAGATATATAATCGTTATCTTCAAACGGAGCCCTTCCTTAGAGCCTTGATGCAAAGATCTGCAGTTTCTCCCTCGCTAGTATTTCAGTCTTGTTCACATCATCGAATTAATCTATCTTTTTCGAATATCCTACCAAATACGATTCGGATTATCTTCTTCTCAACTCTTCGACAAGTGGCTCCTTCTATCCCAATGTCCAGAAGATTAGCAGTGATTTGAACTTTAGCTCGGCtgctttcatcaaaaatgaacccaaattgaataaaaattttctaGTGATCTGCAAGACACTATCCAACAATGGCCTTTCTTACATTCCTTGCGTTCAGCTTGATATCGGATTACTGGCATCGTAAGTGgtaaattatttaaatttggCAATCCCCAACGCAACCAAAACTTATCTTGTCCCGAGTACAAACTCAATAAGCAAAAACGCAAGCCAAATCCCTCCTGTGGCCTTTCAAGTAAACGGAGACAATAAGATTTTCACAGATTCCGCCATGTCCTCAATTTCACAAACACAAATATCACCATTAATGATTTCGCTTACAAGGAATTATCCTTGTATGAAAAACTGCAAATCCTAAGGACAAGATATTACACAAACTATATATCTCCATTAGCAGCTATAACAACCGTTCAAATACCATTTTCCTCAAATTGTACACCCAAAGTCCCTCCAAATAACTTCAAACATCAGAACAGTAGATATACTCACCAGCATAAAGGCAATGCTTATCCCCGATGCCATACTCATTCTCATCGGAACGGTTATCAGTGCCCTGATACTGAAGGTCCTCTTGGACAGTTTGGACAAGGAGCTTGAGTAACTGGACAAAAGATGCAAATTTATCGTTGACGGGGATATAAATGTCGAGATTTGCGAGTACAAGGGGACGGACGACATAAGGAAAGTGTATGATCAGGTGAGGATCATCAACAAATTGCATCGATACAGCACTTCATCCTTTTTTAGTGGGCATTGCGCATAAAATTACTGAAATACAATGAAGCGCTGCAGTTTTTGAAGAGTCTTGATTACGATACTGGAAACATCCTCGAAAATATGGGAGAAGTGTCATGCAATCTTTAGGAGTGGGACAGAGCCATGGGATATTACAATAAAAGCATAGAATTAGGGTTAAGGTAATTGCAAGAAATGTTCAACTTGACGATGGAGGATGTGttgagaatgaaaaaataaaggaaagcaTTGCCCCATGGGTATCGGTAGCTTTAGGTCATATTGATAAGGAGGATGTTCAAGCTGAGCATTACGCATATAAAGTATATCGATCTTCGTTCCATATTTACCAAGGTCGATAAGGCGGAATTCACAAATGAATAGGCTTTTAAGCTCAGGATGGACAAAATCATCAAAGAATAGTTTTAGAACCTAAGATTGCTCAAGATTTGCTTCTACCCTGACTTTTCCAGCTACTCTGAATGCATCATCGCCCTTCTGCACGAGGCAAAGCAATTGGCGAATATGAAAAGAACTTAATAGGCCAATCGGATGATAGATATTGTTGATAATTACTATAAGGTTTACATTGAAGAGTACCCGAAAGTAACacagaaattgaaagaaaaaggatcaaAGTATAAACTGCTTCACCAGAGAAACAAGCTCACCATTTACTCAAGAGTTCCTCCTGAGGCCATGAAGATACTCAGGAATTTATTTAAAGCCAAAATCATCGATGCTTCTTCTGAATCACATAGTAAGCTGAATAGAATTACTAGTCTATTAGCATAGGCCTTAAAAACTGAACTCACTTCTATGGGTGTTTGCTACATGGTCGTTATATAATTGAGAAACCTATTAACCAGCCTTAAAATCAAACCTGAAAGGTACGAATCAACGCAAATATTCAAGCAAGCCATACCCTTTAAGACCCTCCATTATGGCGAAATCACAAAAGACAGTGAGCCAAAACTACTAAAATACCACAGCAAGATAAATGTCGGCTTGGAGCGTGAGTTTGTCTGTCTTTTTGATTGTGCGAAAAACTACTCAAAACGGTAAGCATAATACCACAAGGAAAGAGTGAACTACCTATTCGAAAAGCTGATCAAGCCTGCAGACCGACTCTCCATCATCAAATTCAACGTGAAGAGCGGCTTCAAGGTCGAGTGCAGCCTCATCCTCAAAGAGTCCAACTAAGAAATCCTCAGAAAGGAAATCAACTCATACTCGAAGGAGACAAGTCCAGCCAAGGGAAGCCTATAACAGTTGGTTGAAGCCATCTACAAGACAATAGCGCGCATCAAGTCATTGCAGTGTGAAAAAGTGGTAGTGATGTTCTTCAAGAGTATTGCATACTATTCTCGGCTTAGagacagaaaaagcaaaaagaagagtGACTTTTTGATCGAGGCACTGACTTCTGAGGATCCCAACGAAGAAGAGGTGATGAGCGACTTCGGATACCACGTAGTTTAGGCTTTGGGAATATAGGAATTAAGGAACTGTAAGCTCATAATTTATTGCGCCAAAGGCGATTCGGTGGAAGACTTTCGCACCTTCTTCGGCCTTTAGGACATCAATAGGCAACTGTGGAATGGGGAACACAATCTAAGGAACAACGTGGTttatattattgaagagaaacaCAAATCGGATATCGATCGCATTCTCATGCCCAAGACGCAAGACCCTCCTGACAACCACATCTTCATACTTTGAGAGAGCTTCCAAATTGTTTCGTCATCTATTTTTCATGATTAATAGATCATTCATATAAAAATCAAAGCTGAGGTTACATTTCCATTTCTGGCCAGGACGTCGATCCATCATTACATAAGCCAATAAACTTCAAGCTGTCCCATTCGGCTTCGAAAAAAAAACCGCCCTACTTCAATCGAATAAAATAAGCTCATTTGTATTGTCTTACATTTATCAATACTTCTATTGATGATAATGCATATGCTTATTTTTATGTGAAGAATGTCATAGTATTGGTATAATCTCTGCAATATAGATGCTCAATCACTGAGTTTGCTCCTCCTCATTTTTCTAAAGGTCCCAAATCTTGACCCAATCGATCTGCATAGCGCTGTCCTGCTTCTTCCAGGTGGGGAACCACTGCCCCTTGTTGTCGAAAAACTCAGCACTTGGTCTTGTGGATCTGTCCCTCCACGGTTTGTTGGCCACTCCGTCGGCAAAGTATCCGATGGTTCCTCCCACAGCCACGTTCAGAATCAGGTAAAAGTCTGTATCGAAGGGAGCGCATTTGTTCTTTGAGAATTGCCAAGGATTCATCCTGCCTGACAGTCCGGAGCGTTCCCAGTAGCTCATCGTGGTATGATTGACGAACAGAACTTTGTTGGTATCATTATCCAAGTAAGTGTAAATGACCTTATCGTCCCAGTAAAGACCGTACGTGTGGAAATCGTCAGCCAGAGTAGTCCCGTTGATCGTGTACTCAGCACGTGTCTTGTAGAACTGGTTGGTGGTCCAATCTGCCCCCCAATGCAGTGTCGATCCAAAAGTTTCAGGCCCTCCTCCATTTTCCCTCGGATATCCCACGTTTCCCCTGCTTTCCATGATGTCAATCTATCCACTAGCTGGCCAATCCCCATATTCGAAGTACCTTGGCATGAGCCAAATAGCGGGCCACAGCCAATCGCCCTTGGGAAGCTTGGCCCTCACCTCAATCCTTCCGTAGGTGAAGGTGAAGGACTCAACTGTTGTGAGTTTCCCACTCATGACCGGATTAAGATAGTTGTTGCCGTCGGATTGCCTCTTGCATCCGTTGTTAAAAGGTGCAGTGCAGAAATCTCCTGGAGTGGCTCCCCAGATCTCGTACTGAGAGTTGTTTCTGACCGCATTTTCTCCTATCTTTTCGTCTGTGGGAACCGGTTGAATGTAGAGTATGGAATTGTTGGTGTAAGTGGTTGATCTGTTGTTTTGGTATATCTGAAACTCGTTGTTTCCGCCGCCAGCCATGGTGATATCGTGGCGCCACTTGCGGAAGTCCAGCTTGTCGAACTCGTCGTAGAAGACCAGTTTGGAACTGCACATGGCAAGCAGCAGGAGTGAAACTAAAACTGTTTGCATTTTTAGGGTAATAAATAATCTATTGGGGAGTATAATCGGGACCAGTTaataaatttagaaatttctttCAACTCGTTCCAAATCCAAAGacttaaattattttttggaaagaaaatttgctTTAGAGTAAAGTGTATATACATCAATGGTCAGAGCATATTTTCCAAGTTTGTTATATCTCCACTGCTGACAGGCCTTTCCTCGCTTATCTTGAGGAGAGTCAGCACTGAGCAAGCCACGTCTCTCGTCCTCCATGCCCTATACCTTTCCTCCTTCATGAACTGTCCCAAAATATTCAGAGCTTCTTATATATTTTGCACCATGTTCAAGGCACGACACCCTTCCCTGATTTCCTTGAGGATCCCTTCTCTCAATTTCTTGAAACTGACCGAAGAGCATATAATCCGCTATTTCTATAACAACTGTTTCTTGGAGTAAATCCCACAGAAGGCAGCCAGGTAGCACTCGGGGGCCACGATCACGTCTTCTCTCAATTTGGAAGCGATGAAGAGGGAAGCACAGCCGGCCAGCTGCAGTTGGGAGGGACTCTCATCGAAGGATTCGAGGTATTGGTCGAGGATGAGAACGGTGGTGA
This genomic stretch from Nymphaea colorata isolate Beijing-Zhang1983 unplaced genomic scaffold, ASM883128v2 scaffold0099, whole genome shotgun sequence harbors:
- the LOC116268077 gene encoding uncharacterized protein LOC116268077, which gives rise to MQTVLVSLLLLAMCSSKLVFYDEFDKLDFRKWRHDITMAGGGNNEFQIYQNNRSTTYTNNSILYIQPVPTDEKIGENAVRNNSQYEIWGATPGDFCTAPFNNGCKRQSDGNNYLNPVMSGKLTTVESFTFTYGRIEVRAKLPKGDWLWPAIWLMPRGNVGYPRENGGGPETFGSTLHWGADWTTNQFYKTRAEYTINGTTLADDFHTYGLYWDDKVIYTYLDNDTNKVLFVNHTTMSYWERSGLSGRMNPWQFSKNKCAPFDTDFYLILNVAVGGTIGYFADGVANKPWRDRSTRPSAEFFDNKGQWFPTWKKQDSAMQIDWVKIWDL